The genomic segment ATTAAAATATCAGTACCAATTATAGCATTTCCCTTTAAATATATTACAACATGCCCTACTCCCATCATTTTTTCGTATTCAAATACTGCCCTTAATAAATCCAGATTAAAAGGCACCTCTTTATGTTTTTCTGACACAAAAATCATCACAAAAGGTACTTCAGTTTTTCTTATTACTTTTATAATCTCATCTTTCCATTCCTCAACGTTCTTTAATTCTTTTAAAGGTAACATAAATTTTATTTCCAATTTGCGGACTCCTTTTAATATATTCCTTACAGTTTCCTTAATTTCTTGATCATAAAGAACTCCACATTTTATTACTCCCTTTTTCAAGGATTCAAAAACTTTTTCTGCAAGGGTGCAGAAATCTATCTTTCCCTTCTCAAAGTATCTACTTATCCCTATAATTTTTCTTTTCTCCAGAGCGGAATAGACAAAAATCGAGGTTTTTTGGAATTCTTTCTTCTTCCTTATCTCTTTTATTATCTCTAAACCTGAATAGTCAGGAAGAACAATATCTATAAAAATAATTCCTGGGACAAATTTATTTAGAATTGAATAAGCTTCCCTCCCTGTTCTTGCAATATAAATTATCTTTCCCCTTCTCTCAAATATATCCTTTATTAATTCTATATCTTCAAGGTTATTTTCAATTATCAAAACTGAATTTTCCTTAAATCCCTCCCCTGTCTTTTTAAGAGCTGGAAATCTTTTTAAAGGGATAACAACACGAAATACACTACCTTTATCTAATTCACTCTCTACTGAAATATTTCCTCCTAAGAGATCAACCAGGTGTTTTGTTATTGAGAGTCCAAGACCTACACCTCTTTTTAACATGGTTGTTTCAAATGGTTTAAATATCTCATTAATTTTATCTTTTGGAATTCCTTTACCTGTATCCTTTACTTCAATCAATATTCTTTCCCCATCCTCAATATATTTAAACTCTACATACCCACTGTCAGTATATTTAACGGCATTTTCAAGGAGATTAGTTATTATTCTGTTTAGTGCA from the Caldisericia bacterium genome contains:
- a CDS encoding response regulator, which codes for YKQEGFVKKNKNTFPPMAKKKGLEFRLDVNINTNEIYSDYNALNRIITNLLENAVKYTDSGYVEFKYIEDGERILIEVKDTGKGIPKDKINEIFKPFETTMLKRGVGLGLSITKHLVDLLGGNISVESELDKGSVFRVVIPLKRFPALKKTGEGFKENSVLIIENNLEDIELIKDIFERRGKIIYIARTGREAYSILNKFVPGIIFIDIVLPDYSGLEIIKEIRKKKEFQKTSIFVYSALEKRKIIGISRYFEKGKIDFCTLAEKVFESLKKGVIKCGVLYDQEIKETVRNILKGVRKLEIKFMLPLKELKNVEEWKDEIIKVIRKTEVPFVMIFVSEKHKEVPFNLDLLRAVFEYEKMMGVGHVVIYLKGNAIIGTDILIERSEQKSISNEIIRQLENLVE